The following coding sequences are from one Ammospiza nelsoni isolate bAmmNel1 chromosome 5, bAmmNel1.pri, whole genome shotgun sequence window:
- the IL17RA gene encoding interleukin-17 receptor A, with protein sequence MAGAGPPLLPLLLLFLLPLLLPRPPAAAALRLLLDAAPPFTCSQPDLNCLVRNSTCMEPSWLQVAAWTPSAPSSLHVSSDVFRKEDGKLVPVLQIQWKVATDASVRSLEGAELAVMQVSSNQQICAQFDFLNNLPLQVRPDGGRWNFTFDRFEVEPGQTYQVTVYHLPKLGVNGDYNCKSTSLTMPDCSDSLMKRTIPCIKTGSLWEPRIQGEVLGDTALLVSFQPWMEAARYRIHVASYMHEKRCKMATQDFTEDGLQQQVNVTIKIENIKACCRYKIQIQPFFANCGTDCLRHSASIPCDPVPSTEPADDMMIWLYWCITGISVLLVGSVITAVLCMTKIRAARRRGKCSHDSLQAAPYSELPLPPLKLRKVWIVYSADHLLYVDVVLKFAEFLMTVCGTAVALDLLEDHHISELGPLPWLTRQKKEMEELSSKIIILCSRGTQAKWQAMLGNEPVCLKQDQQKPVGDLFTPALNLILPDFKKPACFGMYIVCYFEGISSERDIPDLFNVTSRYQLMDKFEDIYFRIQDLEKFEPGRIHRIQEITAENYIDTPSGRKLKEAIEKFKNWQTEHPDWFESEAICLDSDEESHSLSRESQVGSLLSEPGGIVKHQLHPREPEPCYTISLHVHEGESTGCRLQPQLNPLGDPISQTVVLPMDVPPVQVVEPVSSMEGRNILSHHVLSNEDCMEGVPLLETSFPMRNNLILHDGSEASAADQSPANLSDDLSEHLSGLMYPLYQQSVIPSEPYLCQGEADQQHQLVFDDQCKDQRQSVQSDQGYISRCSPLPPEDLLEEEEEEEEDQEQQGGFHELSPEVLNSLKSLQKQLFFQDIQRHSSWSYPAEVMDLGQALEDS encoded by the exons AtggcgggcgcggggccgccgctgctgccgctgttgttgttgttcctCCTGCCGCTCCTGCTGCCCcggccgcccgccgccgcggccctgcggctgctgctggacGCCGCGCCGCCTTTCACCTGCTCGCAGCCG GATTTAAACTGTCTCGTAAGAAATa GCACGTGCATGGAGCCGAGCTGGCTGCAGGTGGCTGCCTGGACTCCCTCTGCTCCAAGCAGTCTCCACGTTTCTTCTGATGTTTTCCGTAAGGAGGATGGAAAACTGGTCCCTGTGCTTCAGATACAGTGGAAAGTGGCTACAGATG ccagcgTCCGCTCCCTGGAAGGGGCCGAGCTCGCCGTCATGCAGGTCAGCAGCAATCAGCAGATCTGTGCCCAGTTTGACTTCCTCAACAATTTGCCTCTTCAGGTCCGTCCAGATGGAGGCCGG tggaaTTTCACTTTTGACCGTTTTGAAGTAGAACCTGGCCAGACTTACCAAGTGACTGTGTATCACCTGCCCAAGCTGGGTGTAAATGGAGACTACAATTGCAAGTCCACGTCCCTCACAATGCCTG ACTGCAGCGATTCTCTGATGAAAAGAACCATCCCATGTATAAAGACAG GCAGCTTGTGGGAGCCCAGGATCCAGGGTGAAGTTCTAGGTGATACAGCTCTGCTTGTGAGCTTCCAGCCATGGATGGAGGCAGCCAGGTACAGAATCCATGTGGCCAGTTACATGCATGAGAAGAGGTGTAAAATGGCCACACAGGATTTCACTGAG GATGGACTGCAACAGCAAGTGAATGTCACAATCAAAATAGAGAACATAAAAGCTTGCTGCAGATACAAAATACAG ATTCAGCCATTCTTTGCAAACTGTGGCACAGACTGTCTGAGACACTCTGCTTCCATCCCATGTGATCCAGTTCCAA GTACAGAACCAGCAG aTGACATGATGATCTGGCTGTACTGGTGCATCACTGGGATCTCTGTGTTGCTGGTGGGGTCAGTCatcacagctgtgctgtgcatgaCTAAAATACGAGCAG CACGCCGGCGAGGGAAATGCAGCCACGACAGTTTGCAAGCTG CGCCGTACAGCGAGCTGCCCCTGCCGCCCCTGAAGCTGCGCAAGGTTTGGATCGTGTACTCTGCTGATCACCTGCTCTACGTGGACGTGGTGCTCAAGTTTGCTGAGTTCCTGATGACAgtctgtggcactgctgtggcCCTGGACCTGCTGGAGGACCACCACATCTCAGAGCTGGGGCCCTTACCCTGGCTCACCCGGCAGAAGAAGGAGATGGAAGAGCTCTCTTCGAAGATCATCATCCTGTGCTCTCGGGGCACCCAGGCCAAATGGCAGGCCATGCTTGGGAATGAGCCTGTGTGCCTCAAGCAGGATCAGCAAAAGCCAGTGGGAGACCTGTTCACCCCAGCCTTGAACCTGATCCTGCCAGATTTCAAGAAGCCAGCCTGTTTTGGAATGTACATAGTTTGCTACTTCGAAGGAATAAGCAGTGAGAGAGATATACCTGATCTGTTCAATGTCACCTCCAGATACCAGCTGATGGACAAGTTTGAGGATATTTATTTTCGGATTCAGGATCTGGAGAAGTTTGAACCTGGGCGCATCCATCGAATCCAGGAAATCACAGCTGAAAATTACATCGATACCCCCAGTGGGAGGAAGCTGAAAGAGGCCATAGAGAAGTTCAAGAACTGGCAGACTGAGCACCCAGACTGGTTTGAGAGTGAGGCCATCTGCCTGGATAGTGATGAAGAGTCGCATTCCCTGAGCAGAGAGAGCCAGGTGGGTTCACTGCTGAGTGAGCCAGGAGGAATTGTGAAACACCAGCTGCACCCACGTGAGCCTGAGCCCTGTTACACCATCAGCCTCCACGTGCATGAGGGTGAAAGTAcaggctgcaggctgcagcctcagcttAATCCACTTGGGGATCCAATTTCCCAGACTGTGGTCCTTCCTATGGATGTTCCTCCAGTTCAGGTGGTGGAGCCAGTCTCTTCCATGGAAGGCAGAAACATCCTCAGTCACCATGTGCTGAGCAATGAGGACTGTATGGAAGGAGTTCCTCTTCTGGAGACCAGCTTTCCAATGAGGAATAACCTCATCCTCCACGATGGCTCTGAAGCTTCAGCAGCTGACCAGAGTCCTGCAAACTTGTCAGATGACCTGAGTGAGCATCTGAGTGGACTCATGTACCCCCTTTATCAGCAGAGTGTCATCCCTTCAGAGCCATATCTGTGCCAGGGGGAGGCtgaccagcagcaccagctggtCTTTGATGACCAGTGCAAGGACCAGAGGCAGTCAGTGCAGTCAGACCAGGGCTACATCTCCAGATGCTCCCCTCTGCCTCCTGAGGACCTTctagaggaggaggaggaagaggaggaggatcaGGAACAGCAGGGGGGCTTCCATGAGCTCTCTCCAGAGGTTTTGAACAGCCTGAAGAGCCTCCAGAAGCAGCTGTTTTTCCAGGACATTCAGAGGCACTCCAGCTGGAGCTACCCAGCAGAGGTGATGGACCTTGGCCAGGCTTTGGAGGACTCTTAG
- the TMEM121B gene encoding transmembrane protein 121B, with protein MHRAASNQRSVSSSSGSFQPPPPPPPPPLPPHAADRQPLFQRGSSSGGRRRGSGSSSGRRWGFQALSLVLLLGQGALLDLYLIAVTDLYWCSWIATDLVLAAGWGIFFCRNSRARRRERPPPPPGPPPPHPLLLHGPPGGRGAGGRGAGVPPRGGDFAYAHLAWLIYSIAFTPKAALILGTSILELIELRLPLGTTGFRITLALSAPLLYCLLRAIGTEGAGQLLLPPQPPPQHRAAAAFLATCLDLLDSFSLLELVLQPGRPAPLPAPLRYLLIAVYFLCLASPVLWLYELSAARPPGAARLALHLLLPAGLLDAPLLALRCLLLLRYQQPLSLFMLKNLFFLTCRGLEALETCCLLRPAAAPPPAKYGPAAAAPAAAPLAHGLSDVDVGPHGYVNALAVTAQG; from the exons ATGCACCGCGCTGCCTCCAACCAGCGCTCGGTCTCCTCCTCCTCGGGCTCCTtccagccgccgccgccgccgccgccgccgccgctgccgccgcacGCCGCCGACCGGCAGCCCCTCTTCCAGCGGGGCTCCAGCAGCGGCGGCAGGCGGCGGGGCTCGGGGTCGAGCTCGG ggCGGCGCTGGGGCTTCCAGGCgctgtccctggtgctgctgctggggcagggcgcGCTGCTGGACCTCTACCTGATCGCCGTCACCGACCTGTACTGGTGCAGCTGGATCGCCACCGACCTGGTGCTGGCGGCCGGCTGGGGCATCTTCTTCTGCCGCAACAGCCGGGCGCGCCGCCGGGAgcggcccccgccgccccccgggccgccgccgccgcaccCGCTGCTGCTGCACGGCCCccccggcggccgcggggccgggggccgcggggccggggtCCCCCCCCGCGGCGGCGACTTCGCCTACGCGCACCTCGCCTGGCTCATCTACTCCATCGCCTTCACGCCCAAGGCGGCGCTGATCCTGGGCACCTCCATCCTGGAGCTGATCGAGCTGCGCCTGCCGCTGGGCACCACCGGCTTCCGCATCACCCTGGCGCTGTCCGCGCCGCTGCTGTACTGCCTGCTGCGGGCCATCGGCACCGAGGGCGccgggcagctgctcctgccgccgcagccgccgccgcagcaccgcgccgccgccgccttcCTCGCCACCTGCCTCGACCTGCTCGACagcttctccctgctggagctggtgctgcagcccgGGCGGCCGGCGCCGCTGCCCGCCCCGCTGCGCTACCTGCTCATCGCCGTCTACTTCCTCTGCCTGGCCTCGCCGGTGCTGTGGCTGTACGAGCTgagcgccgcccgcccgcccggcgccGCCCGCCTCGCCCTGCACCTCCTGCTGCCCGCCGGGCTGCTGGACGCGCCGCTGCTGGCGCTgcgctgcctcctgctcctgcgcTACCAGCAGCCGCTCTCCCTCTTCATGCTCAAGAACCTCTTCTTCCTGACCTGCCGCGGCCTGGAGGCGCTGGAGACCTGCTGCCTCCTCcggcccgccgccgccccgccgcccgccaAGTacggcccggccgccgccgcgcccgccgccgccccgctgGCCCACGGGCTCTCCGACGTGGACGTGGGGCCCCACGGGTACGTGAACGCCTTGGCGGTCACcgcccagggctga